In the Flavobacterium sp. J372 genome, one interval contains:
- a CDS encoding GIY-YIG nuclease family protein produces MKPGFVYIITNFNNTTFYVGVTSDLHTRIKEHINKRYPESFSARYNLKISLF; encoded by the coding sequence ATGAAGCCGGGATTTGTGTATATAATAACAAACTTCAACAACACAACATTTTATGTTGGAGTGACTTCTGATTTGCATACCAGAATAAAGGAACATATAAATAAGCGATATCCTGAATCGTTTTCAGCAAGATATAATCTTAAAATTAGTTTATTTTGA
- the lgt gene encoding prolipoprotein diacylglyceryl transferase, translating to MTQFLSITWNPSEGLDLGFFMIRYYSLMFVVAFGLGWFIMKHIFQREGESLEKLDKLFIYTLVATLLGARLGHVFFYDWDYFKNHPAEILLPFRFSPKFEFTGFAGLASHGAAIAIILTMVYYSRKIIHRPLLWVLDRVVIPVTSGGIFVRFGNFMNSEILGRETSADLPTAVRFIRGEDNLGKREVMARTGINNYDEAYKAIETNPQFSSILDAIPYRHPAQLYEAMGYVIVFAIIFYMYWKTNARKSHGLIFGVFLVLLWTVRFVVEFVKESQGGFEGENPVLLTGQWLSIPFIIAGFILIFTANKRRETL from the coding sequence ATGACACAATTTTTGAGCATCACCTGGAACCCTTCTGAAGGTTTAGACTTAGGCTTTTTTATGATACGTTACTACAGCCTCATGTTTGTAGTAGCTTTCGGCCTGGGCTGGTTTATCATGAAACACATCTTTCAGCGTGAAGGGGAATCGCTTGAAAAGCTTGACAAATTGTTCATTTATACGCTTGTTGCAACACTTTTGGGCGCTCGCCTGGGCCATGTATTTTTCTATGATTGGGACTATTTTAAAAATCACCCGGCAGAAATACTGCTTCCGTTCAGGTTTAGCCCTAAGTTTGAGTTTACAGGGTTTGCAGGGCTTGCCAGCCACGGCGCCGCTATAGCCATTATACTTACCATGGTGTATTACAGCCGCAAAATCATCCACAGGCCTTTGCTATGGGTGCTTGACAGGGTTGTTATTCCGGTAACCAGCGGTGGTATTTTTGTGAGGTTCGGTAATTTTATGAACAGCGAAATCCTGGGCCGCGAGACGAGCGCAGACCTGCCAACGGCGGTAAGGTTCATCCGCGGGGAAGATAACCTCGGAAAACGCGAAGTAATGGCACGTACAGGGATAAACAACTATGATGAAGCTTACAAGGCTATCGAAACAAACCCTCAATTTTCTTCAATACTTGATGCCATCCCCTACCGCCACCCGGCACAGCTTTATGAAGCAATGGGATATGTGATTGTGTTCGCCATTATCTTCTACATGTATTGGAAGACAAACGCACGCAAAAGCCATGGCCTCATTTTTGGGGTATTCCTTGTATTGCTCTGGACAGTACGCTTTGTGGTAGAGTTTGTAAAAGAAAGCCAGGGTGGCTTTGAAGGTGAAAACCCGGTACTGCTTACAGGCCAATGGCTTAGCATACCGTTTATCATAGCCGGCTTTATACTGATTTTTACTGCAAATAAGCGGAGGGAGACACTTTAA
- the yidD gene encoding membrane protein insertion efficiency factor YidD gives MTAKQVLIYPFLLIIRFYQGAISPLLPAACRYTPTCSHYAAEALQKHGLIKGGWLAAKRIVSCNPWGGKGYDPVP, from the coding sequence ATGACTGCAAAACAGGTACTAATATATCCGTTTCTGCTGATCATACGTTTTTATCAGGGCGCCATATCGCCATTGCTGCCTGCTGCGTGCCGCTACACTCCTACCTGCTCTCATTATGCTGCAGAAGCATTGCAAAAGCATGGGCTGATAAAGGGCGGATGGCTTGCGGCAAAGCGGATAGTAAGCTGTAACCCCTGGGGCGGTAAGGGTTATGACCCGGTGCCATAA
- the cysS gene encoding cysteine--tRNA ligase yields MHLYQNQNLKIYNSLTGEKEAFSPIHEGSVGMYVCGPTVYSNVHLGNCRTFISFDLVYRYLKHLGYKVRYVRNITDVGHIVDDVDDGEDKIAKKARLEKLEPMEIVQQYSVDFHQIMELFNSLPPGIEPTATGHIIEQIETIKKIIENGYAYEVDGSVYFDVAKFNETHDYGKLSGRNLDDMMANSRELAGQSDKRNPADFALWKKAEPEHIMRWPSPWGDGFPGWHLECTAMSTKYLGNHFDIHGGGMDLKFPHHECEIAQNEASTGCAPVNFWMHANMLTLNGKKMSKSTGNNILPREIFTGDNDKLSKAFSPSVTRFFMMQAHYRSILDFSNDAIIAAEKGYNRLMEALNTMTEINASSSTSIDLDGWKQACYDAMNDDFNSPILIAHLFDAVKYINLLKDGKETITATDLDRFKKLLHAFVFDVLGLVNEAAEDNNGHLEKLEGTVNMLIGMRNEARANKNFAMSDQIRDQLAALGIHIKDTKEGTTFSLS; encoded by the coding sequence AGAAGCGTTTTCCCCAATTCATGAAGGCAGTGTGGGCATGTATGTGTGCGGCCCTACTGTTTACAGCAATGTACATTTGGGCAACTGCCGCACGTTTATATCTTTTGACCTGGTGTACCGCTATCTAAAGCATCTGGGCTACAAAGTGCGTTATGTGCGCAATATTACCGACGTAGGCCATATTGTGGATGATGTAGATGACGGCGAAGACAAGATTGCAAAAAAAGCAAGGCTTGAAAAGCTGGAGCCCATGGAAATCGTGCAGCAGTATTCGGTTGACTTCCACCAGATTATGGAACTGTTCAACAGCCTCCCGCCGGGTATTGAGCCTACGGCTACAGGCCACATAATTGAGCAGATTGAGACCATCAAGAAAATTATTGAGAACGGATATGCTTATGAGGTTGACGGCTCAGTGTATTTTGATGTGGCTAAATTCAACGAAACACATGACTACGGTAAGCTAAGCGGCCGCAATCTTGATGATATGATGGCTAACTCCCGGGAGCTGGCGGGGCAAAGCGATAAACGCAACCCGGCTGATTTCGCTCTTTGGAAAAAGGCAGAGCCTGAACACATAATGCGGTGGCCATCGCCATGGGGAGACGGTTTCCCGGGGTGGCATCTTGAATGTACAGCCATGAGTACCAAATACCTGGGCAACCATTTCGACATTCACGGGGGTGGTATGGATTTAAAGTTTCCGCACCATGAATGTGAAATTGCACAAAATGAGGCAAGCACAGGCTGTGCCCCTGTTAACTTTTGGATGCATGCCAACATGCTTACGCTGAACGGCAAAAAAATGTCTAAATCAACAGGCAATAACATACTTCCGCGTGAAATATTTACGGGTGATAATGATAAGCTGAGCAAAGCTTTCTCGCCATCAGTTACACGCTTTTTTATGATGCAGGCACATTACCGCAGCATTCTTGACTTTAGCAACGATGCCATAATTGCTGCTGAAAAAGGCTATAACCGCCTTATGGAAGCGTTAAACACCATGACAGAAATTAACGCCTCTTCTTCAACAAGCATTGATCTGGATGGCTGGAAACAAGCATGCTATGATGCTATGAATGATGACTTTAACAGCCCGATTTTAATAGCGCACCTGTTTGATGCGGTGAAATATATCAACCTGCTTAAAGACGGTAAAGAAACCATCACGGCGACAGACCTTGACAGGTTTAAAAAACTGCTGCATGCATTTGTATTTGACGTGCTCGGGCTTGTAAATGAAGCTGCTGAAGATAACAACGGGCACCTTGAAAAGCTGGAAGGCACTGTAAATATGCTGATAGGCATGCGGAATGAAGCACGCGCCAACAAGAACTTCGCAATGAGCGACCAGATACGTGATCAACTCGCCGCATTGGGCATCCATATAAAAGACACAAAAGAAGGTACAACCTTCTCCCTTTCATAA